The genomic window AGCGGTTAACTTGAGTAGTAGCCTCCAGTAGGTCACACCGCTGCATACGTTTCAATCTCCGTAATCGGGTTGAATCAAACTCCTATATTTACCCCGTTACTAAAATGTATTCTAGAATTTTTTGTTATTGAATAAATGTCATTTAGGAccacattttgaaatgtgacGGTAGAATGATCGGTTTATATCTTTTGATGAGTTATCTATGGTTCCGTTTTACCTGCTGTCGAACAAAACCAGCATGGTCAAATACTGAGTCTTGGTACATTTTTATAAGCGTTTATAATATAACATACTCACAAATATATTCTATGTGTATATGTAGGCTACGATGGACTCagttgtgtaatgtaatgtgttttcattgagAGACCATTTGAACAACTGGGTCTCATTGTATCCCAGTAATATGTTCTCAGTCATTGACTTTAGATGTAGGCCTCGTTATTTCCTATAGCAGGGTTTAAGTGCTCTCTTGTTAATGGCCCACTTTCCACTGTAGGTGCTGTAAGCGAATTCAAACCGCAACTGGCTAAATAAGCCTAAATGACGCACAACGAAAATGGGGGCAGTCGGGTGTCGACAAACATTTTGCGCTGTGGAAGgctaccattacattacatgaggCTACATTACACATCATGTGGCAGGCACTCCGAACCTGACGCTCCGAACACGAACTCACCAATTCCTTCTTTTGCTCTTCCGTGTCCACTGTTTCCGGAGGCAAGTCCTCTGCCAACCTCGCGTGAGCTCTCAGTGAGttggagtgcacacacacacaaaagagcagCGCTAAGGAAAGGGTTGGGAGCttttccatgtttgtttttttttcgcctGAAAAGCGGTCTGAAGGCGACAGCACCAGCCACGCTCGGTCGTACAGCGCGCGCGGGGACAGGCGTGCGCTTTAGTGAGTCAAAGTTGTGGGACGCTATCCAAGGTACTGAACGGGTTGCAGGTCATCTAGCCTGTTCTGTCCCGCCGGGGTTATCCGAAGCCGGCGTCAGCTAGCACGCCTTTTGCGCGTGTGAACACTGGCTGAGTCAGCAGGTGTCGGTGACACTTCTACCTCAAATCTGCACTCGCTGTTTGGGAAAGGCGTCCGTCGTCGCGGTACCATATAAATTGGTATATAAATAAGAAACCCTTCCACAGTAAAATGCTCTGTGTTAATTTAAcggagtacatatgagtccacgTACTAACCTCGTACCAACCGCCACACTGTCACGCGTGAATATAGAACTTCTCCGTCTTTTCCCATTTGAAATTCGCTCTTTAGCTCCACATATTGattagtgatttttttaaatgacgtCTGCCAATAACATGCAATATGCTTAAAACATCTCCTTCGCGTTTCCTAAAACTCAAAAGGTTCGTGTATGAGATGTTAGTTGATGCAGTGCCTACATGTAGTTCCAGGTTTTCCAGACATGCTTGCCCATAGAATCGAATAATAGAATTTCAATATAATCAATACACGTTCACTGTAGCTTCAAGTCGTCTGCGAGCTCCCGGTTACGCAAAAGGATGAAAAGGTGAAGACCGCGCCGCCCCTAATCCCTTCACTACTTGCAGGAGTAATCCTTTCCGTTTTTAGACGGGTTACATCCGACAACAGCTGAGTCTGTGACAATATAATTTTACACCCGTACACAAGCTGGGTTGTGCGTCAGGTCCGGCAGTTACATGTTTCATCTATGAAGCAGTACGACATAGTACACTGGAATCGATCGTTTTCTTTCGTATATATAATGTGCTGTTTGTAACCTTTTTAAAGAGGCTAAACGAGAGCTGGGTGACGTGAGAATCACACAACGTGAGGTCTGTGGCCATAATTTAAAGGCAAGTGACTTTGAAAATGCAGTTTAATTTATTACGCTAGGCTAATGATAAAACCATCAATTAGCACACACGTCCATGTGGAATATGCTTTGATCTGTCATGGTCGCTGGATGCAGCTGTATTTCACGCAAGGTAACCTTTTTGAACGGAATGTGCGTTCATTCTCAGAATGTATTATGCTGATCCTTTAAAATGGAAAAGGTCAAATCCTCTTATCTGCACGCCGCGGAAAGGGCGGGAAGCGCAAAGGCTCGTGTTTCCTGTCTCATTGCCGATCGCGTAAATGCAGCTTCGTCTGATAAAGTTGTGATGTCGCGTGAGATGTCTCTTGCTGCCCCTTCATCTTTGTTGACAAAACATATGAAACATATGGACTTAACATATCATTTTTCCAGGACCAACATAATGTGATGGGCAATTGACATTTCAGTTGTGGGATGTCCCGTTTCGAAATCATTGGCGATGCCGTTGTATCAAGCTATAGCTACTACACCGCGGGTGGGATTGTGGTCAATCACCGTACAAAGTTATAAGACATACTATACAACACTAATGACAggaattatttccattttgcgaaaaaaaatctgtcagaaTCTTTAACTTGGGCTAATTACAATGTCTGCTAACGTTTATATCTGTATTGTATCGGTAGGCCAGTGAggaggagatcagaaatagcagCTTCGTTcgacattttttattaaagaaaaataaatccatttaaTCACACAGATGCGTTTTCATTTAGAGACGAGCCGACAAACAAAGACAATATCACGCATGCAGTATAAGAGACTGACTAGTAATAACGGTTAGGTGGAACACGACGGGTCGCACGCCTTGGTCCGGTGAAAATGGTTCCGTTTATAATGCGCCTGAGTGGAGGTGGTCGCGCGCTGCTCAGTAGCAGCGCAGGAAGAAGGAGTTGCACGCGGTTCCTCTCAGGCAGTCGCAAAGTCTGCCGATGCGCGGTCCATGCTTCATTGCGCACCGCTCGCCCACATCACACTGGAAAGCCAACATTAAACAGGGGAAAGTGGGTCACGCACACGAGGGAGCGTTCTGTACCTCTCAATAGCGCTCTGACGCAGCTGATAACTGTTATGAACTTATAACCACATCAAGAACTGTCTACTTAGTGAATAGACTATTGGTTGGGTGTGGCATTCTAGGGCATGCACGTGGCTGTGTCCATTTTGCACCGGGAGGAAAATTgctccaaaataaaaattaaatgggaACTTTCACAAAAAGATAAGTTAATACTCActataaatatactgtaaaccACAGTTAATTACAGTGTATAAAatgagtatttaaaaaaatattttatgaaccTGAACTTATTTGTTGAATCGTGCTGAAAATTGCGAAaataactaaattagtgctATGATGTAAATATGCTATAAAACAGACGcactacaaaaaaatatttattttagcagtTAAAGAAATCCTGTCCTTGTGTGTGCTGAAGTTGGAGAAAACTTACCCGGGGAATCACGCTGGCTTTTTTCTCAAGCGTTATCCGGTTGTCCTGGGTGCCGTCCAGCAATCCCTCGAGCGCCTCTGCCTGCGAAAAACACCGAAATAAACTGTCTTTCATTGCGACTGTTTCAAACACTTAATCTTTCTTGTAacctgcacatttttttttttcaaaaaaaaaagaaaaaaaaagggggctgTTTGAATAAAACTAAAGTTGCAGGACTCTATGTATAAAGAAGACAACATCGAGTTTAGTTAcgcaaaaaagaaatattgcaaTACGAAGAAAGCTGTTTGATAATGAGCCTCTTATGCTAATTCTTTTTGATAACTAAATGTCAAGGGAGTGAAGTTTATTATCCAGTTTACCTCGGTTACATGCGGTAGCATTACATTCTGTTTCAGATGCAGTTGTAAGGCTACACATTATTTCCTACAGTGACCAGCTGACGCGTTGAATTGACCAACCTGACATTTTGGCTTAGGTTGATAGGGTTTTGTTTAGTTTCTAGCATGATTCGTTGAAAGAACTCATGTTTGGTTTATACAAAACGTTCACCTCAATTACGCGTTTATCCATGGGAAACCACAAAACCACGACAGGCGTAAGTACACGTCtgagaaaaatacatatacatcaTGGCTATGTTTAGTTCTTACCAAGTCCCTGGTGATGTGTCCCATTTGATTTTGTTCCTCCTCTGAAGAGATACCATTCTCCGACGCCATCTGCCCCTGACACACGACGGCGAACATCGACAGACAGACACCCAGGTACACCGCCGCTCTAACTTTGACACTGTCCATGGTGTTGAACGTTTCAAATTCTAGAATTCGAACGTGGGTGGGTCAGAAGCTGGCTCGCGTTGGCGTAGAATTCTTGTCTTCGCTGCCCCCTCTGCGTTTTCTTGATCCTTTTCTGGAGTTGAAGTCGTCGCTCTTGTGCCCCCTTTAATTGTTTCCCCGTGCAGCTTGGAAACTTTATTTATAGGAAAGGAGCCGTGCCGCTCCCATGTACACGCTGATAACGTCACACAGCGACCATCTTCGCATGCAGACCTTGGTTTGcgtgtgcagggagagagagaataggtCTCGCGGTCAATAATGATGAACGCTGGCCGTGGCAGATAAATTCGACACCAAGGGTGGAACTTTCCCATCCAGCCCATTAATTAAAGTCAGTCATTTCCGCGAACTGAACAGTTTACCGCGTTATCATCGTACCTAGATGGCTTATCACAAGAAATAAGCGGCCAAGACacgactgccccccccccccccccaactcccgaATCATGTCTTGTACTTAGTaattaatgcttttttaaatacagtttaatcGTTGAAAAACGGGTCAAGTTGGGTAAATATTTACCCAAAAAGGCcctaatataaatgcaatgccCTAGTTCTGTCAATCAATgaaggtatatatatatattatatatatataccgatcagccacaacattaaaaccacctgcctaatattgggtaggtccccctcgtgccgccaaaacagctctgacccgtcgagagtttttaaaatcatgtggaaataattcaccctttAACAATATcatagctttttatagccctgtagcaactactgaaaatgtaatgaacTACTAATAGTGCAATAACtcacaataatgtaatccatttcaaatttttaatgtaataaaaaccaataatgtaatgagtagtagtagtagtagtagtagtagtgtactttattgatccccggggggggggaatttgcactgttgcaccatcaaagacaacaaagtaacacaatcagatacaaatttacattagacatacaaatatatacagaaatccaaatataccagaggacaccttcagaggtagAGTCCATGCCTCaatgggtcagagctgttttggcggcacgagggggacctacacaaccCATCCAAAGATTATGGTTCAGTCTTCACGGGGGCTGACTTATTAGGCAACTTGCAGAAAAGAAACACCATTGAACTTGACTTGTTTAGTTCATGTATGGACTCTTCTGATAGCTGGCCTTGTATTCGGGTTAACAACAAATACTAGGTTTGTGTATGGGCATTTGTCATTAGCCAGATTTAGAGGATAGAAGACATTGTCGGCTTTCTGACCAAATGATATTGCCAAATTAAACTGCCCACAACCTTTGGCAATTTGTATACAAGCGCCCCTATACAAGCCTCCTGTGCATTTAGTCCACTGGAGTCACATTTGAACAGGTGTGCAAGGCGGTTATGCagaccattttcattttacattcagtcagctctggaaatgtagttcaaacatgtaaaaaacaaaaactcattGTTTGCCCCATAATTCACGAGTTTCAGTCTATTTCTTGGAATGGCTGTGATtgtctttgtctgtctgctTATTTTTCTCAGTGTTGTGGAACGCCATTGCTCTCAGTCACCAGTAGCGGTTGttacatcagctttagaatgttcggttaagaacattctaataataacatatttgtgatcATATACCTTTAATGGGTTGATTGTCCGTCCCTGTTCATCCTGCCTCTGTACACATACAAGACTCCCAATGTTGTGTATGTCATGGTCTGTACTACTACGCAGTGGAATTAGGAACACGGTCCTTTCTGGGAATATGGAAAAAGATGGAAAAGACACAGCTGGATCTTTACGGGAATCCTCATAAGGAATGAGGAGATTCCTACATTCTATGCAGATCAAGGAATTGTATGTACTTAACTGAGtttacctgtgttttttttgtgacataCTATTTTGTTGGTCTTGTTGGGACTCCGTGGGAAGGGAATGATCTGTTTACGGAAGGTTTATGGAAACCTTACTGGGACAGTCACTCTCCTTGACCCAAGGAACGATATTCACGCGAGAGACAGGAGGTCTGAATCCACTGGCTTTGTGAAGCTGTAGGTGCCATAATAATGTTCCACAATGcccttttcacatttcattaataGATATCCAGTGTTTTCATACGTCAGCCCCAACTAATCTTTTGCTGACTTTGAAAGCTGTCACTGCAGCAAAATTCAAAAAGGATAATCATTTTTGACCTGGATAGAAGCTCATTTTATGGCGATGATAAGCCAACAATGGCGAACGACTCTGCGGTCAGAAGGCCTTTTTGCAGCGTCAGGCTTTGTGATGGAACGGGTTGACAAAAGCTGCTGATGGAATCAGCACTTGTTTGAAATCAGGGAGCatacagtgcatacacacacacatgcacacacacacgagcacgcacacaATCAGAAATGGTGTTCACCAGAGAGAACTTTTATTCTACGGGTTCACCTGCGCGGATCGTGGGTAACCTGTGAAGTGAAAATGGGCCCCGGTAAGTCTCTTGATGTCTTGACATGCAGCAACGAGACTGCTGACATTTTCATTATAGCTGTCTGCCTTGTTAATCAGTCGGTTGGGAGAGCTGATATATAATTTGTAACGACGGCAGTTTCCTGATTCGGTTCAGCCCCAGAGGTGCAATGGTGGAAACCGGACAGGCGCGGAGCCGTAATGGGGCCCTCGTCCATAACGCGAGGCTCTAAAAAAGAAGTGTTCAATTAACACTCGGAGGCGCTGGAGTGATTCCGTTTTCTGTCTCATTTTGCGCGAGCAGGGAGGAGCCTGGGCGCCATGCGGCACACTGGCAGGTCGGAGGATTGGCTTCCCGCCATC from Anguilla anguilla isolate fAngAng1 chromosome 8, fAngAng1.pri, whole genome shotgun sequence includes these protein-coding regions:
- the cart4 gene encoding cocaine- and amphetamine-regulated transcript 4, with the protein product MDSVKVRAAVYLGVCLSMFAVVCQGQMASENGISSEEEQNQMGHITRDLAEALEGLLDGTQDNRITLEKKASVIPRCDVGERCAMKHGPRIGRLCDCLRGTACNSFFLRCY